A stretch of the Clostridiales bacterium genome encodes the following:
- a CDS encoding NYN domain-containing protein, translated as MTLSKFAVFVDLENCGAKVATLNSILEKVKIRGDILLGKVYGYTDKFGDLKEILLSNTFTVVPSLRYGISQKNNADIQLVIDALEVAYKNELIDSFCIVSGDSDYTPLVGRLKSMGKFVLGISRSEAASNIFINACNEFQFLESVGKRNVEKPRKQRAASSNEETADESELNKLLTTVLEEQDRDEIYASELKGTLMRLRPDFNEKAYGCATFYKLLMKLANKFGDLRVHNDNFDVMVGLSNTSESPEAVPQLTRDNWREAFAAQIKAYKEGGFDRVNPSILKADIITAYPDFNERAIGFKRFSDVMKQLEKDGLVVVEMDEQKTMLIKLL; from the coding sequence TTGACTCTGAGTAAATTTGCAGTATTCGTGGATCTGGAAAACTGCGGCGCAAAAGTCGCGACACTGAACAGCATCCTGGAAAAAGTAAAGATCCGCGGAGATATCCTGCTGGGGAAGGTATACGGATACACCGACAAGTTCGGCGACCTGAAGGAAATCCTGCTGAGCAACACCTTTACGGTGGTTCCGAGCCTGCGCTACGGCATCAGCCAGAAGAACAATGCGGACATCCAGCTGGTGATTGACGCACTGGAGGTCGCCTACAAGAATGAACTGATCGACAGCTTCTGCATCGTTTCCGGCGACAGCGACTATACGCCCCTGGTCGGCCGGCTGAAGAGCATGGGGAAATTCGTGCTGGGCATCAGCCGGAGTGAGGCAGCCAGCAACATCTTCATCAACGCATGCAACGAATTCCAGTTCCTGGAAAGCGTCGGCAAGCGCAATGTGGAGAAACCCCGCAAACAGCGCGCCGCGAGCAGCAATGAGGAAACCGCGGACGAGAGCGAGCTGAACAAGCTGCTGACGACGGTGCTGGAGGAACAGGACCGGGACGAGATCTATGCCAGCGAACTGAAGGGTACCCTGATGCGGCTCCGCCCCGATTTCAACGAGAAAGCATACGGCTGCGCCACGTTCTACAAGCTGCTGATGAAGCTGGCCAACAAGTTCGGCGACCTGCGCGTCCACAATGACAATTTCGACGTCATGGTTGGGCTGAGCAATACCAGCGAATCTCCAGAAGCCGTTCCTCAGCTGACGCGGGACAACTGGCGCGAGGCGTTTGCCGCGCAGATCAAGGCCTATAAGGAAGGCGGATTTGACCGGGTCAATCCTTCCATCCTGAAGGCTGATATCATCACCGCTTATCCGGATTTCAATGAACGGGCGATCGGCTTCAAGCGTTTCTCCGATGTGATGAAGCAGCTGGAAAAGGACGGCCTGGTCGTTGTGGAGATGGATGAGCAGAAGACCATGCTGATTAAACTGTTATAA
- a CDS encoding glycosyltransferase family 2 protein, which translates to MPAILSACMVLYHSGDEAFQALQCIQNADLEVAVYLSDNSPEEMTAERLKWAFHGITLIPQEKNIGFGRAHNAVLPYLKSKYHLIMNPDVSFDPSLLRRMVMYMEEHPNIAILTPRVLNEDGTEQFLPKKRISIHYLLGGLLENYGKLFRRWREDFTMADMEITHPVAVEFATGCFLLIRTEIFLRLKGFDPRFFLYQEDSDLSRRVLEEKLGSIVYHPDMVVTHRWARENTRTFKGRLRQMRSAAKYFMKWGITW; encoded by the coding sequence ATGCCGGCGATTCTTTCCGCGTGCATGGTCCTGTACCACAGCGGGGACGAAGCCTTCCAGGCGCTTCAGTGTATTCAGAACGCAGACCTGGAAGTGGCGGTCTATCTGAGTGACAACTCTCCCGAAGAAATGACCGCGGAGCGCCTGAAGTGGGCCTTCCACGGAATTACCCTGATCCCGCAGGAAAAGAACATCGGTTTCGGCCGTGCCCACAATGCGGTGCTCCCCTATCTGAAAAGCAAATACCACCTGATCATGAACCCGGATGTTTCCTTCGATCCGTCCCTGCTCCGCAGGATGGTTATGTATATGGAAGAGCATCCGAATATTGCCATCCTGACTCCCCGGGTCCTCAATGAAGACGGTACGGAGCAGTTCCTTCCCAAGAAACGGATCTCGATCCATTACCTGCTGGGCGGCCTCCTGGAAAACTATGGAAAGCTGTTCCGCCGCTGGCGGGAAGATTTTACCATGGCGGATATGGAAATCACCCACCCCGTGGCCGTCGAATTCGCCACCGGCTGCTTCCTGCTGATCCGCACGGAAATCTTTTTGCGCCTGAAGGGCTTTGATCCGCGTTTCTTCCTGTATCAGGAGGATTCCGATCTCAGCCGCCGCGTGCTGGAGGAAAAACTCGGCAGCATCGTATACCATCCCGATATGGTCGTCACCCACCGCTGGGCCCGGGAAAACACCCGGACCTTCAAAGGACGTCTGCGCCAGATGCGCTCCGCGGCCAAGTATTTCATGAAATGGGGGATCACGTGGTGA
- a CDS encoding glycosyltransferase produces the protein MKSLVLLAAYNGEKHLPELLDSLCAQTDPDFSVLVQDDGSSDSTPEILADIIHRDSRFSAGNESGCHLGAAGNFLSLIRQADADLVFLCDQDDIWMPEKIAVLKQAIREEISRFGADTPLLVHSDCSLVNESGSPVDGSFFRHQGWDPSAVTFPRLLVQNNVTGCTLVMNRPLLRLVAEHGRAKDLFMHDWFIALTAAAFGHIRFVPQQLTAYRQHAENTIGASRAGLLARGVRALGARKDARRRILLTYTHTQVFLLMYGDGLPGSARKTAEDYLATRGMKKIPRIRAVRRLGCTMQSRITRIGQMVFG, from the coding sequence GTGAAATCGCTGGTCCTCCTGGCCGCGTACAACGGGGAAAAACATCTTCCGGAGCTGCTGGACTCACTCTGCGCCCAGACGGATCCGGATTTTTCCGTTCTCGTCCAGGATGACGGCTCCTCAGACAGCACGCCGGAAATCCTGGCGGATATCATCCACAGGGATTCCCGCTTTTCTGCTGGAAATGAATCCGGCTGCCATCTCGGTGCCGCCGGAAATTTCCTTTCCCTGATCCGCCAGGCAGATGCGGATCTGGTTTTCCTCTGCGACCAGGATGATATCTGGATGCCGGAAAAAATCGCTGTCCTGAAGCAGGCCATCCGGGAGGAAATATCCCGTTTCGGTGCCGACACCCCGCTCCTGGTCCATTCAGACTGCTCGCTGGTCAATGAATCCGGAAGCCCCGTGGACGGCAGCTTTTTCCGCCACCAGGGCTGGGATCCCTCCGCCGTCACGTTCCCGCGCCTGCTGGTGCAGAACAACGTCACCGGCTGCACGCTGGTCATGAACCGTCCGTTGCTCCGTCTGGTTGCGGAGCATGGCCGGGCGAAGGACCTGTTTATGCATGACTGGTTCATTGCCCTGACCGCCGCGGCCTTCGGCCATATCCGCTTTGTCCCGCAGCAGCTCACCGCATACCGCCAGCACGCGGAAAACACGATCGGTGCCAGCCGTGCCGGTCTCCTGGCCCGGGGTGTCCGGGCGCTCGGTGCCCGCAAGGATGCCCGCCGCCGGATCCTGCTGACCTATACCCACACGCAGGTCTTCCTGCTGATGTACGGGGATGGCCTTCCCGGTTCCGCGCGGAAAACTGCGGAGGATTACCTGGCTACCCGCGGTATGAAAAAGATTCCCCGGATTCGGGCGGTCCGCCGTCTCGGCTGCACCATGCAGAGCCGGATCACCCGGATCGGCCAGATGGTTTTCGGATGA
- the rpmB gene encoding 50S ribosomal protein L28, which translates to MGKYCQICEKGTLNGNNVSHSNRKSHRIWAPNVQSVRVMVNGAARRMNVCTRCLRSGNVQRALPKIHEEA; encoded by the coding sequence ATGGGTAAGTATTGTCAGATTTGCGAAAAGGGTACGCTGAACGGGAATAACGTCAGCCATTCCAATCGTAAGAGCCATCGCATCTGGGCGCCCAATGTGCAGAGTGTCCGGGTCATGGTGAATGGTGCCGCCCGTCGCATGAACGTGTGCACCCGTTGCCTCCGCAGCGGCAATGTGCAGCGCGCTCTGCCCAAGATTCACGAAGAGGCCTGA